GCAGCATGAAAACCGACGCCTGGGAATCCTTCGTGCCGCTGACCTTCCGACGACGTGGAGTGCAACGGCTGGTAGCGACGGCCGCCCCGGCGCATGATCTCCCGTTCCTGGTCGGCCTGGGCCGGGCGTTGTACTGGCAGCATCTCCTCGACACCGGTGTCGTCCACAGCGGGTCCGACATCGCCCGCCAGGAAGACTTGCACCCCTCCACGGTGAACGAACTGCTGCGCCTCACCCTGTTGGCGCCCGACCTCATCGAACGGCTGATGGCCGGACGACAACCCCGGCCCCTGACCTTGATGTGGTTCCAGCGGCATCCACTGCCGGTCGATTGGGCAGAGCAGCGGGATCTCATGGTGAGTTTCGAGTAGAGGCGACGATGGCGAAGAAAGACCGCGGGATCATCATTGGCAAACCCCGCACCGTATCCCTTCCCCAGCCGGCAGGCGGGGTTCAGTTGGAAACCTTTCTGCCCTGGACGCTGGTGAAGCGAGGGCTGAAACGGGAGATCCTGACGCCCTTGGGAACTCCGGCGGCGTTTCAGGAAGAAGCCAAGCGGGAAGTGGAAAAGCGTAGAGGCGAGCAGGACACGCCGCTCATCCGAGCACTCGGCCTCGCGCATTACTGGCAGCGGTTATTGGATGAGGGGAAGTTCGAATCGTTGTCAGAACTCGCGGCGGCGGAGGGCATCGATATAGCGCAGGTCAGCCGGATTGCGCGGCTGGTGCGCTTGGCGCCGGGAATCGTGGAGGCTTGCGTAGCCGAGATGGCTCCGGTTCTGACGCTGGAAGACTTGAATCGGCGGGCGAAATCTGTCCACTGGGATGTGCGGCAGCGTGTTTAGATGGCTTGACAAGGAGCGACAGTTACGGCGGCGAGCGGGTTGTCCTGGCTGATGTAGTCGATGATGTCGGCGCGGTCTTGCTCTGCAGCAGCGGCCCAGAAGACCCTCATTCGCCAGCACGCCCTGCCTTGGCCAGCAACTGCGCACGTCGTGCAGCGAACCGGGCCTCCACATCGTCAGCGCTGGCGCACTCTCCTGCACGGATCTGTTCCCGAGCATCGGCAACCTTACCGCGCAGAAACTCGTCGTACTCCCGCGCCTCGCGCTGGCGTTGCACGAACTCGCGCATCAATTCACGTAGGATCTGTGAGGCGGGTCGATGGCTGGCCTTTGCCTCGGCCATGAACTCGGCACGTAGCTCTGGCTCCAGCTTCATGGTGAAAATAGCTTCTTTGGACATAGCGGAACCTCCGGCACTTGACGTAGTAATGAAGAATATACGTTGTAAGTATGTCTGTTTGTCTCGGAAGTGACCCATCACCACACATCACTCCCTGCCGATGGATTATTTCGCCCGCCACTTGGCTAACAGCCGGGCCTGCAGCGCTTTGCATTCCGGCTTCAATGGGCTACGGCGGGTGGCGATGCGTTCCGCCATCTCACGTTGGCGGCGCGGATCGAACCAGTGTTTTCCATCCTTGGCCATATCCCAAGTGCTCGACACGGCTTGGCGATGCACCGGCAACGGATCGCCGTCTGGACCGAGGGATGCCAGTTGATCGCGTTCGCGCGAGCGCCAGCGCTTGTGCCACAGGCGTTTGTCATCGGCTTCCGAGCGGGCGGTGGTGTGGCCGAAAATCGGTGTCTTGCGGCGGCTGCGACTCATGGCGCATCGTCCCAGCCGTACCAGCCATCCATGAAATCACCGGCTTCTGCGCCGGCCACACGGGGGTGGCGCCGCAGCCAATCGAGCACGGCCTGCCGGTCCTCTTCGGTGGGCGAACCACGTCCCCACGCGGACACGATGCCATCTGTTTCCATCAAGGGAAGTTGGCCGCCCAGCCCACCAACGGCGAGGTGGCGCGACTCGATCAGCGCGATGAACCCATCCAGAAAATCATCGTGGGCGGCATCATCCATGGGGTTGTGGAATCGCATTCGGACCTCAAACACCCGTTCCTGGAACTCGCCCACGCGCAGCTTTTTGCGTTGCCGGCGATTCATGCGCAGAAGTTTTCCGGCAGAAGGCAAGCGGTTCAACATTCGGGTGTCCTCCGGGCTTCCGGCTGCAGTACGGTGTCCAGCAGCAACCGGTCCAAAATCGAAAAGTCAGTGTCGCGCGGCAAGGGTGGCAACACCGATTCGAGCCGGGTCAGTTCGTCATCGATGAAAGCATTGATGATCGGCAGTGGCTGGCCGTATTCCGACTCCAGCGCCGCGCGCTTGATGGCCAGCAACTGGGCGATGGCCTCGCGCAAGGCTGGATCGGTCACGATGGCATCGACCAGATCCTGAAACCGCATCGGCGCCGCACCGCGTCCTTGCTCGATCCACAGCGTGGCCAGCAGTGGGCGCAGCACGTACAGATATTTCTTCAGGCGCACAGTGTCGCCGCGCAGGTACTCGCGGTAGTTCTTACGCGCCATGTGCACGTAATGGTGGAAAGAGCGTTCGGCCTGATGGGTCTGGCGGGCCGCCTCCCGCATCGCGTGCAGAAAGTCCGTTTCAGCCCGGTACACCACCGGCGAGTCCAGCCACTCGATCAGCGTGGCGTTCCCCTTTTTCAACAGGCCCAACGCCTTGCGCAGTTCCCAGCCGTTGATGTCCAGCTCGTCAGAAATCGGCACCCCGATCACATCGCGCTGCGCACTGACCTGCAAGTACCAGGGCAGTGAATGAACGTAGATGAAGCGGACATCGTAATCGCTGTCGGGCGAGGCAAAACCCCATCCCCGGCTGCCGGACTCGCAGGCATAGAGTACGCGCACGCCGTGTTCGGTTTCGATGGCCGATAGACGGGCCTGGATGTCGGCACGGAGGGCTGGGGCTATGGGATGCGAATCGACCATATCTATTAATCCGGCCCGAATTGAGCGTACAAGCCAACGCACGCCGGCTGCGGCTTACGGTAGGTTCGGCGTACAAATAAACGGGGCCGGAGTAATAGCAGCGCGATCAGGCGAGCGTTTTCGGCCTGAAGGGCCGCAACGGAAAACGTGTCAGTCATTGACACTGTACTCGGCCAGTTACTCACTTCCCCACTCAGAATACAAAAGTCGCTCCAGCTCAAGCATCGTTACGGGGAACTGCGTTAGTAGTTCCCCCAACCTGTTCTGATCAACTAACATTACACCGTTCAGCTCAGCTTGTTCGAGCGCTTGGGCACTGAAGAATTGATTTGTCATTCCAACTTTCTTGAATTGTACGTTGGGGTGCTTGCGCTGGTAAAAAGCTTCGCCGCCAACAAGATCCTTGATGGCCTCCCAGCCGAATTTTGCCCCCTCATTGCTTGAAGTCTTGGTTTGAATCAGCACGCCATGACCATCTGAGATGGCCACGACATCTACACCCTGGTCATTCGTACCAGGAGTGCAATAGCAAACGTCGAAGCCCTGCTTGCTCCAGAGTGCAGCCGCCAATCCTTCGAAGTGACGCCACTCCATTCGCAGGACAAGGTCCAGATCGATACGCTCCTGAAGCTCAGCAGCGTCACCGCCAGGAACTACGTCGACAATGTCGAAATCACCGGGAGCAAGGTCGCCGGAGCCGTTGAGCATGTCGCTCGCCAACCTCCGCTTCTTGGTCAGCAACTGGTCGAGTTTGACGTCGAAAGTGGAGAAGTCGTCGGCGGTCACGACTGGGTAGTAGACGAAGACGTCCTTCTCCTGCCCGATGCGATACGCACGGTCCGTCGCCTGGTCCTCTTTGGCAGGATTCCAGGTCCGTGTGTAGTGGATGACGTGGTTGGCAGCCTGAATGTTCACGCCGAAGCCGACAGCCACCGGTGAGAGGATGATGACCCCGAAACCAGGCTTCTCCTGGAAAGCCTTGATACGCTTCTGACGGCTCGCGGCGTGGCTTGTTGCAGCGCTGGTTTCGCCGTTGATGATGTCCGCGCGTACCTTGAAGGTCTGCTCAATGTAGTGCTGCAGCAGCCGCTGGATGTTTCGGAATTCGCAGAAGATGATGGCCTTCTCATCCTTGGTTCGAATGCGTTCGAGCTGACCAAGCAGCCAGTCCAACTTCGGCGCCTTGGCTCGGTAGTCCGACAGTGGCTCGGGCTTGGACGCCGCTAACCCATGTCGCCGAGGGTCTGTGCATACGAGCCTGAGGTACTGCAGCAGCCCCAGATGGTTCTTGAAGGGAACTGAGGCAGACGGGTCGTTGCGCTTCTTGAAGTCCTCAATCGCCTTGGCGTACAGGTTGCGTTGTGTCGTCGACAAACGAAGTCGGCGGCAGTCGTCGACGATGACCTTCTGCGGCAAGTCTTTGGCGACCTCGGCCTTCGTGCGCCGCAGAATCTGAGGGGAGATGCGGGTGCGAAGTTCCTCGACCCGAGCGCGTTCTTCATCGTCCCGCGCCTCAATCGGCTTTCGATACCGTTGGCCGAAGTCGTTGAGGGCACCCAGCAGACCTGGCTGGACGAAGTCGAACAGACACCAAAGGTCAGCGAGAGTGTTCTCGACCGGCGTTCCTGTGCACGCCACCTTGAAGCCGACGTTCTGCTTTTTCGCAGCCCGGGTAACCATCGCTGCTGGGTTCTTGATGCGCTGGGCCTCGTCGCAAACCATCACAGACCAGCGCTCAGCAGCAAAGGAGAACTCGAGGTCGCGCAACGTCTCGTAGGTGGTCAAAACTACCTTTGCCCCACCGACCCAGCCAGGCTTCAGGAAGCGCACCAAGCCATCCTCAGTGCGCAGGCGCTCATCAATGGCTTCTCGCGGCACCCGCAGTGGCGCGAGGGACTCGCCGTAGGCCGTGAGGATGGGCAACGTACCCGGCCGTATGAACTTGCCTGCTTCGTCCTTCCAGTTCTCCAGCAGGGATACAGGGGCGACCACTAGCATCGGCGCGACGCCGCGGTCGTTCTCGGCAAGCCAGCCCATGAACGTGAGCAGCTGGTAAGTCTTGCCAAGGCCCATGTCGTCGGCAAGCACTGCGCCGCGTACATGGTACTCCGCCCGGGAGCGGTGCAAATGCTGCAGCCACGCCAAGCCCTGCTGCTGATGAGGCAGTAGGTTGAAGTTCGGGTTCAAGCAGCGAGGAAGGTCTGGCTCGGCGGGAAGCGCCAGCAGCGCTTCTCGCCGCTGTTCTTCATAGTCGACCGCCTGGATGTTAGCTCGAAGGATGAGCGTCTTTCTTGCGCCGAGCTTCTCCTTGCGCTCGACAACCTTCCGTTCCGGGTCGAAATTCTTACGCTTAACCTCGTCCAGAACCTCATCGAAGATTCCAGCGATGTCTTTTGCGTCCTCAATGGGCATCGGCTTGGGCAGCCAAGGAACCTCGACGGCGTCCTTTCCGGCTGCCTCTGCCTTGCCCACCGCTTCCCGTAGCTTGTCCAATGCGTCCTTCGTTGCAGGGACAGCCACGAGCTCGGTGTCGCCCTCGGGTGTATACGCAATCAGAGGTAAGACGTTCTCCGGGAACCAGCCTTCATCATCCTTTTTCTTGGTGATGTACGGCGAGTAGTACGGTTTCTCGACGTCGATACCCTCGATACGGGTGGAGTACGCGCTGAGGTCATGTACTTGGGCGTAGGAGACCATCGCGGCGGGCTTGCGCCGCTGCTCCAAGACCCCTCGCAGTTCAGCCAGGTGCGCCGGTGTCTCGCCTTGCAGCTCCAGGTCGTAGCCGTTCCAGCCCAGCAGTTGGAAGCCCTTGGCGAGAGAGCCTTCCAACCGTGTGACGAACTTCCCAAGGTCCTCGTCCGTCAGCCACTCGGTTTCGGACGTTGCCGGGCCTGTCGCGCTCGCCGACTCAATTAGGAGGCCAACGCGCAACGGGTAGCCAGTGCCGTCGCGCTCTATCATCGGAGCGAAGCGCTCGTACTGCAGGCCAGCGCTTTCGCGGGCAGACTCAAACTGTCCTTCGTCGATGACTTCCTGGGCGTCCGGGCCCAGGGCTGCGTACGGGTTCAG
This portion of the Methylococcus mesophilus genome encodes:
- a CDS encoding nucleotidyltransferase domain-containing protein, yielding MVDSHPIAPALRADIQARLSAIETEHGVRVLYACESGSRGWGFASPDSDYDVRFIYVHSLPWYLQVSAQRDVIGVPISDELDINGWELRKALGLLKKGNATLIEWLDSPVVYRAETDFLHAMREAARQTHQAERSFHHYVHMARKNYREYLRGDTVRLKKYLYVLRPLLATLWIEQGRGAAPMRFQDLVDAIVTDPALREAIAQLLAIKRAALESEYGQPLPIINAFIDDELTRLESVLPPLPRDTDFSILDRLLLDTVLQPEARRTPEC
- a CDS encoding YggL family protein, which produces MLNRLPSAGKLLRMNRRQRKKLRVGEFQERVFEVRMRFHNPMDDAAHDDFLDGFIALIESRHLAVGGLGGQLPLMETDGIVSAWGRGSPTEEDRQAVLDWLRRHPRVAGAEAGDFMDGWYGWDDAP
- a CDS encoding site-specific recombinase resolvase — protein: MKTDAWESFVPLTFRRRGVQRLVATAAPAHDLPFLVGLGRALYWQHLLDTGVVHSGSDIARQEDLHPSTVNELLRLTLLAPDLIERLMAGRQPRPLTLMWFQRHPLPVDWAEQRDLMVSFE
- a CDS encoding antitoxin of toxin-antitoxin stability system; amino-acid sequence: MSKEAIFTMKLEPELRAEFMAEAKASHRPASQILRELMREFVQRQREAREYDEFLRGKVADAREQIRAGECASADDVEARFAARRAQLLAKAGRAGE
- a CDS encoding SNF2-related protein, producing MVFRLFKKAQATADISWHRRLSDQGVHVGRTGSGAHLHSELLSGYLAQLVDDGLADQLAEDEVLIPWPAVYEAMRSPGYDELPAVLELPPFTDSEVTLQSRNSLIDHDFSIAVAAWRSDKFRNQPDVIGAMLLRDERMELMRPEQWELFSEVRDFARRRQEQRDERLHRQAWGRIRTLALKAGARLDDFLHRSVVLTPERLDIALRKSAQIADDNVIEIEPTFAGAPPDWLERFDRSREVLDRYDIVTPEGIVQVLITPQVKTVLQEVKRLPLRRVAGSRAQAFILNPYAALGPDAQEVIDEGQFESARESAGLQYERFAPMIERDGTGYPLRVGLLIESASATGPATSETEWLTDEDLGKFVTRLEGSLAKGFQLLGWNGYDLELQGETPAHLAELRGVLEQRRKPAAMVSYAQVHDLSAYSTRIEGIDVEKPYYSPYITKKKDDEGWFPENVLPLIAYTPEGDTELVAVPATKDALDKLREAVGKAEAAGKDAVEVPWLPKPMPIEDAKDIAGIFDEVLDEVKRKNFDPERKVVERKEKLGARKTLILRANIQAVDYEEQRREALLALPAEPDLPRCLNPNFNLLPHQQQGLAWLQHLHRSRAEYHVRGAVLADDMGLGKTYQLLTFMGWLAENDRGVAPMLVVAPVSLLENWKDEAGKFIRPGTLPILTAYGESLAPLRVPREAIDERLRTEDGLVRFLKPGWVGGAKVVLTTYETLRDLEFSFAAERWSVMVCDEAQRIKNPAAMVTRAAKKQNVGFKVACTGTPVENTLADLWCLFDFVQPGLLGALNDFGQRYRKPIEARDDEERARVEELRTRISPQILRRTKAEVAKDLPQKVIVDDCRRLRLSTTQRNLYAKAIEDFKKRNDPSASVPFKNHLGLLQYLRLVCTDPRRHGLAASKPEPLSDYRAKAPKLDWLLGQLERIRTKDEKAIIFCEFRNIQRLLQHYIEQTFKVRADIINGETSAATSHAASRQKRIKAFQEKPGFGVIILSPVAVGFGVNIQAANHVIHYTRTWNPAKEDQATDRAYRIGQEKDVFVYYPVVTADDFSTFDVKLDQLLTKKRRLASDMLNGSGDLAPGDFDIVDVVPGGDAAELQERIDLDLVLRMEWRHFEGLAAALWSKQGFDVCYCTPGTNDQGVDVVAISDGHGVLIQTKTSSNEGAKFGWEAIKDLVGGEAFYQRKHPNVQFKKVGMTNQFFSAQALEQAELNGVMLVDQNRLGELLTQFPVTMLELERLLYSEWGSE